The genome window GTAGAGATCGTCTCCATCAAGCCCCAGGGCCCCAACCTCTGGGTCAGCTGGCGGGAGCTCCCGGACGGAGCTCCCGGTCTGACGCCCTACCAGATCGTCGTCGTCCCCTCCTCCCGCCTCCAGGTCACATTCGAGAAAATAAAGTAGGCCCTCAGCGGACCGAAAGACTTGTCCGCATGGGTCCTTCGGTCCATGTGCCCCCTCCGTACCGCACACCCCTCCTCGACGAGAAAAGCAACATCCTAGGCCTGGGGACCCAGATTACGATGGGGCCTACGCCTCTCGCGTGGGCCCACGGCAGGGACTAAAGTCCTAGGGTAGGGCCCCAGCCCGGGGTCCCGGAGGCAGCATGAGAAGTCTCATCGTCCTCGTTCCATTCCTCATCAGCGTCACCGCCGCCGCGCAGGTCCCGGTCTCCTTCGAGACCTCCCTCGGTCTGCTCCGCCAGAACGTGCTCGCCGTGCGTGCCCAGCAGGTCGAGACGAAGAACGCCTCTCTCGTCGCCGACATCAACCGACTGCGGGGTACGGCCCAGTGGCTGCGCGCCGACCTCTCCCGCATGCGCGGCGAACTGCTGAGCCTGAGCAGCCGCGTCCGCGGCGCTCAGACGGCGGACAGCATCCTGCGCTACGACGTCCAGCGCTTCAACTACTTCCTGCAGGAAACCGCCCGCAAGGCGCAGGACCTGGCCTACGGCGTCCGCCGCGTCGACAACGCCGTCACCGACAAGGACCCCGCGCTCGTCGGCCCGGCGCAGGCGCTCGCCTCCGAGACCCGATGGCTGGGCAGCGACCTGGTCTGGATCACCAACGACCTGCGGAGCATGGGCTGGGACCTTCGCCGCATCCAGATGCACATGGAGGCCTTCGACGTCGAGCGGGAGTCCCGCGAACTCGATAACCAGGTCACCCAGGCGGACTCCGAAGCCCAGCGCCTGTTGAGCAAGGTCCGCTGAGCTATGCGCCCCTCGAGCTCGACCCTCCTGGCCGTCGGCCTCCTCCTCGCGCCCGCACTCGCGCTCGCGCAGGACTCCTCGTGGATGGACGGCGCGGCCTCCGCTCCCGCCGCGGTCTCCGAGACCGCGGCCAAGGCCAAGGGAACGAAGGTCCATAAACCCGACGCCCTGCTCAGCGAGGACCGGGTCTGGGTCGAGCTCGAGGCGCCCGACAAGGGCGCCCGCAGCCGCATCGCGAACAGCGGCTTCGCCATCGAAGCCGTCAACGGGACGAAAGTCTCCGGGATCGCCGGCCCGGCCGCCCTCCAGCGCCTCGAGGGACTCGGCCTGCGCATCCTCAAGAAGACCCCGCTGCGCACCATCTCCCCGGAGGACTTCCCGCCGGCGGACTCCGCCTACCACAACTTCACCCGCCTCGACGCCGAGCTCAAGGGCATCGCCTCTCTGGCCCCCGAGCTGACGAGCCTCTTCTCCATCGGGAGCAGCGTCCAGGGCCGCCCGATCACGGCGCTGCGCCTGAACTCCTCGGAGCGCGGGACGCAGGCGAGCCGCAAGCCGGGCGCCGTGTTCCTGGGAACGCACCACGCCCGCGAGCACATCTCCACCGAGGTCGTACTCGGCGTCGCCCGCTGGATCGTCGAGAACCGCAAGCGCGCCGACGTGGCGAAACTCCTCCAGGAGCGCGACGTCTACTTCATCCCGCTCGTGAACCCGGACGGCTCGGAATACGACATCGCCACCGGCCGCTACCGCTGGCAGCGCAAGAACATGGCGAAGAACTCCGACGGCTCCGTCGGAGTGGACCTCAACCGCAACTACGACTGGCTCTTCGGCGGCGTCGGAACCTCGGACTACCCCGGCGACGACACCTATCACGGACCGCGAGCCTTCTCGGAGCCCGAGAGCCGGGCGGTCAAGCAGTTCTGCGAGGCGCGGCCAAACCTCAAGACGCTGATCAGCTACCACAGCTACAGCGCGCTCGTGCTCTACCCCTGGGGCGGGGTCGAGGAGCCCATCTCCGACCCGCGGGCGCTGAAGGCCTACAAGAACATGGCCGAGAAGATGGCCTCCTGGACCGGCTACACCGCCGAGCAGTCCTCGGACCTCTACCCGGCGACCGGGGACATGACCGACTGGAGCTGGGGAGCCCTGAAGATCTTCTCCTTCACCATCGAGCTCGGCCCCGCGAGCGGCGGAGCCGGCGGCTTCTATCCGGGGCCTTCCGTCATCAAGCCCGAGATCCAGAGGAACGTCCAGCCCGTCCTCTACCTCATCGACCTGGCCGACGACCCCTATCGGGCGGCCGACATGACGCTCTCCGCCGCCGCGCCGGCCGCGCCGGCCGCCGCGCTCGCGCGCTGAGGATGGGGAAGGTCGAGGCCGCCCTCCTCTTCGCGCTGCTGCCGACGACGGCGCTCGCCGCCCCGGAATCCCATCGGGCGGCGGGCGCCGCCGCTTTCGAGGTCCTCCTCGCGCCCGAAGCTTTCCGCGCCGCGAGAGGCGCGGGGGCGCCTCTCGTCGGCGCCTCCGGCGCGGTCGTTTCACCCGCTCTCCTCCTCCCCTCCCGCGCCCCGGCCGCCGCGGCCGCGCCGGAACTCCTGGGGAGCTTCCGGATGTCCGAGCGCCTCGACGCACACCGCCGCCTGCTGCGCCTGCGCCTGGGTCCCGGCGACTGGGACGTGAGCATGGCCTCCGACCCGTCCTTCTCCCACCGCTACCTCACCTTCACGCAGGGGGCGGCCGTCCGAGTCCTCCCCTTCGACGACTTCAACAACCCCTCCCGGGGGAGCACCCTGATCCTCGAACCCGCCGCGGGTACCGCGGGTCCGGCGCACCGGATCAAGACCGGCGCGCTCTTCGACGCCCTGCGGGCGAACGCCTACGTCTTGCGCGCCGCCGGCCGCGAGCTCTGGCTGCTCTACGGCACCGACGTGGACCCGGCCACCGGCTCCTTCGCGGACAGCCGCAGCCTGCTCCTCATCCAGGAGGACGGCACGAACACGCGGATGTGGCCGATCACGGAAGCCTCTCTGCCCCTCGACAAGCCCGCCGCCTGGACCTTCGGGACGGCGACCCTCACGTTCCTGCGCGGCTCCAACGGCCTGCTGAGCGTCTTCGGCGTGCGCTGAAGCCTCGGGCGGAAGTAGTACAATCGTCGACGACGGAGCGCCCGTAGCTCAGCGGTCAGAGCAGCCCGCTCATAACGGGTTGGTCGCAGGTTCGAACCCTGCCGGGCGCAGACCTTTTCCTTCCGCACAGTCCTCGGCGCCGCGCGCGACAGCGCGATACGGACGGCGACGAGGGCCGGGCGCAGACGATTTCCTCGGACGAGGAGACGATGGCGAACTCAGAGCTCATCCGCTACATACGCGAGAACCTGGCCGCTCACGGCGAGCAGTCCGTGCGCGAGCATCTCATCGACGAAGGGCTTTCTCCGGAGGAGATCGAGGCCGCTTTCGCGGAGATGCGCGGGCCGGCGCCCTTCCCGCGCCGTCCGCGCGGCAAGAACGCCGTCTACGGGATCTTCCTGGGGGTCGCGATGATCGCCGTCGCCGCTTACATCGCCCTCGACAGGCCCGCGAACTCCCCGGACCCCGTCCCCGCGGAGACCGCCGCTCCGCCGCAGCCCTCGGCGCAGGTCGTCCAGGACGGCGACGCGTTCATCTTCAACGGGCACTACGGCTACATGGTCAAGCTGCCGGCCGGCTACCAGGCCGAGGCCGGCTTCCTGGACCCGGAGAAACGCCACGAGGTCGTCCACCTCTATCCCACCGGGACCAACCCGACGAACTTCATCCATGAGGGGCTTTACGGCGCGCTGGGCATCCTCCGCATCGAGGCCGTGCCGCGCCGCACCCCGGGAGGGGTCCTGGGCCTCGACACCCTCCGGGCGATCGCCCAGCAGCGCCTCCAGCTCGAGCGGGCGCAGTTCACGGTCCGCGCCGCGGTCTATAACGGACTCAACGCGTCCGTCTTCTCCGTCACGCAGCCCTTCGCCCAGGCGAAGGCCTATCTGGTCGGGCAGAAGGTCTACTACATCGTCACCACCGGAGCCGACGACGAGCGCCTCAACGGCCTCCTCGAGACGCTCGTCGAGGTCTCGCCGCACGACAACCCGGGAAGATGACGCTTCCCTCGCACGCACGAACGCGCTAGAATCTCCCTGAGGATCGGAGGAAGACCCATGCCGCCCAAGAAGAAGACCCGCAGACCCGCGCGCAAGGCCGCCCGCAAGAGCGTCCGCAGACCCGCGCGCCGGCCGGCGCGCAAAGCCGTCCGCAAAGCCGCGGCGCCCGCGCGCGGGCGCAAGCACGGCGTAAAGAAGTCCGCTTTCACACGCACCCTGCGCCTCGCCGGCGCCATGACCGGTGCGCAGAAGACCCTCTCCCCCAAGGACATCGACGCGCTCTGGGAGCAGCTGCAGACCGAGGAGCGCAGCGAGAAGGCCTGGCAGGAGATGACCGGGCAGAAACCCTACGAAGACGAGGACCGCTGGAACCAGGTCGAAGAGGACCTCGTCCAGGAAGCGAACTCCCGCAACGGCGACATCAAGCGCTGGAAGTACTTCGCCAAGTAGACTGAATTTTCCCTGTTCGCATGCCGGACGGTATGGGCGGGAAAATTCAGTCTCCTCAAGACAAAACGAAGTCTTATCTTAACATCAGCCGAGAATCCTTGCAGGATTCTCGGCTGATTGACACCCACGCCCATCTGCTCGACCCCGCCTTCGACGCGGACCGCGCCGACGCGCTCGCGCGCGCGCAAACGGCGGGGGTCGGCCTCGTCGTGGAGATCGCCGACTCTCCCGAGACCTGGGAGCCGGTCCTGGCGCTCGCACGCTCGCGCGGCCTGCGCTGCGCGCTCGGCCTGCATCCCTACTCGGCCGACCGCTACGAGCCCTCGCTCGCCGGACGCCTTCTTCGCTGCGCGGAGGACCCCGTCGTCGTCGCCGCCGGCGAGATCGGTCTCGACTACGCGAAGTGCCCGCATCCCCGGGACCTGCAGAAGGCGGCCTTCCTCGGCATGCTCGAGGCGGCCGACGCCGCGGCCCTTCCCGTCGTCGTGCACTCCCGCGACGCCTTCCCCGACACCCTGGACATCCTCGAGGCGTTCTATCGCGACCGTCCCGCGCGCGGGCGCCTGCGCGGAGTCCTGCACTGCTTCTCCGGGGGACGGACGGAGGCCTTGCGCGGCGCCGCCCTGGGCTTCGCGCTCGGCGTCGACGGCCCCGTGACGTATCCGAAGAACGAGCCGCTGCGCGACGCCTTCCGCGCCGTCGGGCTCGCCGCGCTCGTCCTCGAGACCGACTGCCCCTACCTCCCCCCCCAGAGCTCCCGCGGCCGCCGCAACGAGCCCGCCTTCCTCCCCGAGATCGCCCGGGGCCTCGCCGCCGCGCTGGCGACGACCGAAGCGGCGGTCGCCGAGGCGACCAACGCCAACGCCCGGGAGCTCTTCCGACTCGGACGTCCTTAATAGAGGAAGCCCCTCCGCAGGGAGGGGCTTCTCTCTATCCGGGGAGCCCGGAGGCTAGTTCAGGATCGAAAAGCCGGCTTTCTCGACGGCGTCGCCGAGGCCGCTGCCGTCGAGGTCGAAATGGGCGCCGCGGTCCGTGGTCACCGTGAGGCCGCGGACGATGCGGGTCTTGCCGCGCAGACCCTCGACGAGCCCCTGGATGTCGCGGACGGCGCGCCGGTGGTCCTGCACCTCTCCGTCGGCGAACCAAGCGATGGGCTTCTTCTTGGTCTTGCAGCTGGGGTGGAGCTTGACGGTGACTTCGGACTCCGTCACGAACAGGTCTCCGATCTCTTCTTCGAACTTCATCGACGCGCCTCCGAAATAGTATCGCTGCGTCCGTACGGCGGGAACTCATTCTACCATATCCCGCCAAGCCCTGCGAAGAATCTGGGCCCCAGGGCCCAGGAGTCAGGGGCCCGCCGCCTGGGTCCCGGGCTCTCCTTGGAGCCCCTCCCGCTCCGCCTCCTCCTCGCCGCCCGCGCTCTGCGGCATGCGCAGCGGCTTGAAGACCGTCTGCGTCAGCGCCTCGGGCTTCGGCGGCAGGACGCCCTCCTCCAGGAACCAGACGGGCAGCGCCGTCTTCGCCGCCAGCTCCCGATCGTCGAGGCCGAGCAGGGCGATGTCGGGCTCCTTGCCGACGATGCGCAGGAGCGCCTCGACCGTGCCGGTCCCCCACGGCAGCGGCGGGATCATGCCGGCCTCGAGCTTCCCTTCCATGACGACGTTGCGCACGCCGAGGACCCGCTCCGAAGGCACGCGGTAAAGGGACGCGAAGCGCTCGGCCGACCACTGGTCGGAGCGGCTCATGACCCAGACGACGAAGCCCTGCTCCGCGAGCTTGCGCGCGAGCTCCTCGAGCTCGGGGACCCGGCGCAGGCCGGTCGGGAACTCGACGGGGTCGGGGTCGTCGAGGAAGTCCCCCGCCCGCCCGGAACCCACCGGCTCCGCGAGCGCGTCGGGGATCGCCTCGCGCACGATCGCGCGCAGGTCGCGCTCGGAGAAGCCGGCGAGCAGCGTGGCCTTCCAGCGCGCGCACTCGCGCCCGCCCCAGAGCCGACATACTTCGCGCCGCGCCCGGTAGAAGGCCTTGCGGTAGACGGCGTAGTCCTCATCCTTGGGCCAGACGGCGGGCGGGCGGTCCTTGAAGCCGTTGTAGCCGGCGCGCACGCGCTCGCCGCCGAAGGGTTCGGGGATCATGCGCCAATATTTGTCGTCGAAGCGGAACTCCGCATGGTCGACGAGGCGTCGGAAGAGCGCGTCGCCGGCCGAATGCGCGCCGGCGAGGCCGTCGAGCATGAGCACGGCGACGGGCGGATCCTCCGGATCGTAGCGCGAGGAAAGACGGCCTTCGCGCGCGAGCCGGAGCTCGAGCGCGTCGCGGACCTCGGGCTTCCAGCGGCCCGGCTCGAGCGGGATGCGCGCGGGCCCGGAGTCGACGACGACGGCGGCTTTCCGGCGGTGGCGCGGACGCCAATGCGTGTCGGGGTCGAAGGCC of Elusimicrobiota bacterium contains these proteins:
- a CDS encoding TatD family hydrolase, producing the protein MQDSRLIDTHAHLLDPAFDADRADALARAQTAGVGLVVEIADSPETWEPVLALARSRGLRCALGLHPYSADRYEPSLAGRLLRCAEDPVVVAAGEIGLDYAKCPHPRDLQKAAFLGMLEAADAAALPVVVHSRDAFPDTLDILEAFYRDRPARGRLRGVLHCFSGGRTEALRGAALGFALGVDGPVTYPKNEPLRDAFRAVGLAALVLETDCPYLPPQSSRGRRNEPAFLPEIARGLAAALATTEAAVAEATNANARELFRLGRP
- a CDS encoding M14 family metallopeptidase, producing MRPSSSTLLAVGLLLAPALALAQDSSWMDGAASAPAAVSETAAKAKGTKVHKPDALLSEDRVWVELEAPDKGARSRIANSGFAIEAVNGTKVSGIAGPAALQRLEGLGLRILKKTPLRTISPEDFPPADSAYHNFTRLDAELKGIASLAPELTSLFSIGSSVQGRPITALRLNSSERGTQASRKPGAVFLGTHHAREHISTEVVLGVARWIVENRKRADVAKLLQERDVYFIPLVNPDGSEYDIATGRYRWQRKNMAKNSDGSVGVDLNRNYDWLFGGVGTSDYPGDDTYHGPRAFSEPESRAVKQFCEARPNLKTLISYHSYSALVLYPWGGVEEPISDPRALKAYKNMAEKMASWTGYTAEQSSDLYPATGDMTDWSWGALKIFSFTIELGPASGGAGGFYPGPSVIKPEIQRNVQPVLYLIDLADDPYRAADMTLSAAAPAAPAAALAR